TGGCAAGACATGTTTCGCTGTGGTATTCGTCACGGGATCTCTGAAACAACATTTTAAGAACAATCTACAAAAGAAACACACTTGAACACCAGTTTACAGCAAATACTGTAGATcacatgtcaaactcattccacagaggacGGAGTGTCTGCGTgttttcactcctcccttgtacatgactgatgaattaaggtcactattTAGTAAGGAAcgcccctcacctggttgtctaggtcttatgaaaggaaaaaccaaaaaccagcagacactagaCCCTCCATGGGATGAGTTGGACACCCCTGCAGTAGATTATTCAACTTAACTTATAACATACAGAACAGAAGATTTACATTCTATGAACTGTATGAAAAGCATTTCTTGCAATTATTGGACATTTTAATATACAACGATTTATTATGACACAATGTCAGGGCAAAAAGTTCATAAACGCGTACGTGACATCGGGGTTATGTGTTTACCATGGACTCAAACTCATCAATCCTCTGTTTGGTGTTCCCTTTTCGTATCTTCCTGTAGGATACGGTGCTGTACTTTGAAGCATTTTTGCTGCCAGGCTTCTCGCCAGGGGACTGCCGCCCACCACTCTGGAGCCCACCTCCATTtgacccctcttcctcctcctcacactcttCCTCAGGTTCCTCATGGTTCTCTCTTGGCTTGGTGAATGTGTTAGGTCCTGCCCCTTTTACAGGTTGATCAGTGGACACCCCAGTCTCCAGCTTTGTCTCCTGTGGCGTCCTCTCCATTGAAGATGTCACTTCCTGTTCTAGTGAACAGAGACAAAACATTTAAATTGTTTATCAATAGTTGTTGTTCTGCCAACAATCCTCCATAATAATAGCTCTCTTGATGAGACACAAAGGCTTTTTGTCCAATAAAAAAGAGGCTTGTTGATACACTGCTGCCCACTTTGGACAATCAATGGTTGGTAACATGGCATTGCATGAGAAGAGCAACTCTGTGGAACTTTAATTGTTATTCTAATTAATCACAAACTCCCAGCTAGGCCAGATGCCCTAATTTGTGTTGCACTACAGTTGTTGGTGTGCAATGAGCCTGTAGAAAATACGCTGCTTCACATACACCTCGACTGCACTCGCACACCACAACACATAGTTCCTAGAGCATGTGATAgtaatttattattttatttttccatTCATCTACAATACACATAACTAGACATAAATAAGGTGCATGTATGTGTCCAAGTGCATCAAAATATCTCCT
The Oncorhynchus gorbuscha isolate QuinsamMale2020 ecotype Even-year unplaced genomic scaffold, OgorEven_v1.0 Un_scaffold_646, whole genome shotgun sequence genome window above contains:
- the LOC124019666 gene encoding ermin-like, whose amino-acid sequence is MERTPQETKLETGVSTDQPVKGAGPNTFTKPRENHEEPEEECEEEEEGSNGGGLQSGGRQSPGEKPGSKNASKYSTVSYRKIRKGNTKQRIDEFESMVNT